The proteins below come from a single Crossiella sp. CA-258035 genomic window:
- a CDS encoding ABC transporter permease yields MANDTAVQNTPTAGKSAPPRRIRLARLRDLALLPALAVVVLIGGLVNDRFLTTDNLVAVLGASAALAMVVLGETLVLLTGKFDLSLESTVGIAPAVGALLAIPAASGIGWFEDPLPAWLAILAVLVVGAIVGLFNGFLVVKLQLNAFIVTLAMLIILRGLLVGSTEGKTLFQMPEAFFALATNTFLGLPISVWLAGIAYLVAGFLLRYHRIGRALYAIGGNAQAARAAGIRVDRIAWSVFVVAGVLAAIGGLIQTGYVGALSAGQGDRMIFTVFAAAVIGGISLDGGKGTLFGALTGVLLLGVVDNLLTAAQVPSFWIQAVYGAVILGALMLARIASGKAQT; encoded by the coding sequence CTGCTGCCCGCGCTCGCGGTGGTGGTGCTGATCGGCGGACTGGTCAACGACCGCTTCCTCACCACGGACAACCTGGTCGCGGTGCTCGGCGCCTCGGCCGCGCTGGCCATGGTGGTGCTCGGTGAGACGCTGGTGCTGCTGACCGGCAAGTTCGACCTGTCGCTGGAGTCCACCGTGGGCATCGCGCCCGCGGTCGGCGCGCTGCTGGCCATCCCGGCGGCCAGCGGCATCGGCTGGTTCGAGGACCCGCTGCCCGCCTGGCTGGCCATCCTCGCGGTGCTGGTGGTGGGCGCGATCGTGGGGCTGTTCAACGGTTTCCTGGTGGTCAAGCTCCAGCTCAACGCGTTCATCGTGACCCTGGCGATGCTGATCATCCTGCGCGGCCTGCTGGTCGGCTCCACCGAGGGCAAGACCCTGTTCCAGATGCCGGAGGCGTTCTTCGCGCTGGCCACCAACACCTTCCTCGGCCTGCCCATCTCGGTGTGGCTGGCCGGGATCGCCTACCTGGTGGCCGGGTTCCTGTTGCGCTACCACCGGATCGGCCGCGCGCTCTACGCCATCGGCGGCAACGCCCAGGCCGCCCGCGCCGCCGGCATCCGGGTGGACCGGATCGCCTGGTCGGTGTTCGTGGTGGCCGGGGTGCTGGCCGCGATCGGCGGGCTGATCCAGACCGGTTACGTGGGCGCGCTCAGCGCGGGCCAGGGCGACCGGATGATCTTCACCGTGTTCGCCGCCGCGGTCATCGGCGGCATCTCCCTCGACGGCGGCAAGGGCACCCTGTTCGGCGCGCTCACCGGCGTGCTGCTGCTCGGCGTGGTGGACAACCTGCTCACCGCGGCCCAGGTGCCCTCGTTCTGGATCCAGGCGGTCTACGGCGCGGTCATCCTCGGCGCGCTGATGCTGGCCCGGATCGCCAGCGGGAAGGCGCAGACCTGA
- a CDS encoding L-rhamnose mutarotase, whose amino-acid sequence METVLHTRLKPGREAEYERVHASIPPELDLALREAGVRSWRIWRSGRDLFHLVDCDDYEAMRAHLREHPANVPWQARMAELLEVPDDYSGAEPEIRLVWELP is encoded by the coding sequence ATGGAGACGGTGCTGCACACCAGGCTCAAGCCGGGCAGGGAAGCCGAGTACGAGCGGGTGCACGCGAGCATCCCGCCGGAGCTGGACCTCGCGCTGCGCGAGGCCGGGGTCCGCTCCTGGCGGATCTGGCGCAGCGGCCGGGACCTGTTCCACCTGGTCGACTGCGACGACTACGAGGCCATGCGGGCGCACCTGCGCGAGCACCCGGCCAACGTTCCCTGGCAGGCCAGGATGGCCGAGCTGCTGGAGGTGCCCGACGACTACTCGGGCGCCGAACCGGAGATCCGACTCGTCTGGGAGCTGCCGTGA
- a CDS encoding aldo/keto reductase: MRTAKLGRTTVPVTALGFGAAPIGNLYRPVPDADAHAAVRAAWDAGVRYFDTAPHYGLGLSERRLGAVLAEHPRDEFTVSTKVGRLLTEYDGGGDDLANGFDVLATHRRVWDFSADGVRRSLESSLDRLGLDRVDVVLLHDPDDHWAEAAGKGFPALAELRDQGVVGAIGVGMNQWQLPARFIRETDIDVVMLAGRYSLLEQPAAAEFLPLCLERNVSVLAAGVFNSGLLSRHEIPVNAKYNYADAPPELVDRARAIAGVCERHGVTLPQAAIQFAFGHPSVASVVIGARTGEQMRQNAELVANPVPPALWAELRERNLLAADVLGPGERA, translated from the coding sequence GTGAGGACCGCGAAACTGGGCCGCACCACGGTGCCGGTGACCGCGCTGGGCTTCGGCGCCGCGCCGATCGGCAACCTCTACCGCCCGGTGCCCGACGCCGACGCGCACGCCGCGGTCCGCGCCGCCTGGGACGCCGGGGTGCGCTACTTCGACACCGCGCCGCACTACGGCCTCGGCCTGTCCGAACGCCGCCTCGGCGCGGTGCTGGCCGAGCACCCCAGGGACGAGTTCACCGTCTCCACCAAGGTCGGCCGCCTGCTCACTGAGTACGACGGCGGCGGCGACGACCTGGCCAACGGCTTCGACGTGCTGGCCACCCACCGCAGGGTGTGGGACTTCAGCGCCGACGGCGTGCGCCGCTCGCTGGAGTCCTCCCTGGACAGACTGGGCCTGGACCGGGTCGACGTGGTGCTGCTGCACGACCCGGACGACCACTGGGCCGAGGCCGCCGGAAAGGGCTTCCCGGCGCTGGCCGAGCTGCGCGACCAGGGCGTGGTCGGCGCGATCGGCGTGGGCATGAACCAGTGGCAGCTGCCTGCCCGGTTCATCCGCGAGACCGACATCGACGTGGTGATGCTGGCTGGTCGCTACTCGCTGCTGGAACAGCCCGCCGCGGCCGAGTTCCTGCCGCTGTGCCTGGAGCGCAACGTCTCCGTGCTGGCTGCGGGCGTGTTCAACTCCGGCCTGCTCTCCCGGCACGAGATCCCGGTCAACGCCAAGTACAACTACGCCGACGCGCCGCCGGAGCTGGTGGACCGGGCCAGGGCGATCGCCGGGGTGTGCGAGCGGCACGGCGTCACGCTGCCGCAGGCCGCCATCCAGTTCGCCTTCGGCCACCCCTCGGTCGCCTCGGTGGTCATCGGCGCCCGCACCGGCGAGCAGATGCGGCAGAACGCCGAGCTGGTCGCCAACCCGGTGCCGCCGGCGCTGTGGGCCGAGCTGCGCGAGCGGAACCTGCTGGCCGCGGACGTGCTCGGCCCGGGCGAGCGGGCATGA
- a CDS encoding amidohydrolase family protein, translating into MRIDAHHHLWDLSVRAQDWLAGPEMAPINRSFVLPDLHQVTAVTGIGATVLVQTITVPEETPEFLVFAEASEIVAAVVGWTDLTAPDVPDTLAALKSGHGGRWLRGIRHQVQSEPDPRWLCRPDVRRGLAAVAEAGLSYDLLTLPHQLPAAVETVRALPQLEFVLDHCSKPPIAAGELEPWAADLRALAALPNVTCKLSGLVTEADWTQWTVDQLRPYAEVVLDAFGPERVMFGSDWPVCLLAAPYATVLETAEVLTDRLTPSERAAVFGGTAQRVYGIEQSSEVAQPLLDTGDVHG; encoded by the coding sequence ATGAGGATCGACGCCCACCACCACCTGTGGGACCTGTCGGTGCGCGCCCAGGACTGGCTGGCCGGGCCGGAGATGGCGCCGATCAACCGGAGCTTCGTGCTGCCCGACCTGCACCAGGTCACCGCGGTCACCGGCATCGGGGCCACCGTGCTGGTGCAGACCATCACGGTGCCGGAGGAGACCCCCGAGTTCCTGGTCTTCGCCGAGGCGTCGGAGATCGTGGCCGCGGTGGTCGGCTGGACCGACCTGACCGCCCCGGACGTGCCGGACACCCTGGCGGCGCTGAAGTCCGGCCACGGCGGGCGCTGGCTGCGCGGCATCCGGCACCAGGTGCAGAGCGAGCCGGACCCGCGCTGGCTGTGCCGTCCCGACGTGCGCAGGGGCCTGGCCGCGGTGGCCGAGGCCGGGCTCAGCTACGACCTGCTCACCCTGCCGCACCAGCTCCCCGCCGCCGTCGAGACGGTCCGGGCGCTGCCGCAACTGGAGTTCGTGCTCGACCACTGCTCCAAGCCGCCGATCGCCGCCGGCGAGCTCGAACCGTGGGCCGCTGACCTGCGCGCGCTGGCCGCTCTGCCCAACGTCACCTGCAAGCTGTCCGGTCTGGTCACCGAGGCCGACTGGACACAGTGGACGGTCGACCAGCTCCGCCCCTACGCCGAGGTGGTGCTGGACGCATTTGGCCCCGAACGGGTGATGTTCGGCTCGGACTGGCCGGTCTGCCTGCTCGCCGCGCCCTACGCCACCGTGCTGGAGACCGCTGAGGTACTCACCGATCGGCTCACGCCATCGGAACGGGCCGCCGTGTTCGGCGGCACCGCCCAACGGGTGTACGGAATCGAGCAGTCATCCGAGGTTGCGCAGCCACTGCTCGACACCGGCGACGTGCACGGTTGA
- a CDS encoding FadR/GntR family transcriptional regulator: MAVTDDAILRVKEMIVSGELKPGDRLPREADLAERLGLSRNSLREAVKALSLVRVLDVRQGDGTYVSSLRADELLGALSFVLDLHRGEESVLEVLEVRRVLEPACAAIAAVRIEEKDIAALRELCEETEKSDSVERLVELDLEFHRRIAQAAGNAYLAQLLDTLAGPTVRARIWRGIAQGGAVDRTVAEHRAIVDALAAHEPELARSWSTVHVAGVEQWLRNLG, encoded by the coding sequence GTGGCCGTTACCGACGACGCCATCTTGCGCGTCAAGGAAATGATCGTCTCCGGCGAGCTGAAGCCGGGCGACCGGCTGCCCAGGGAGGCCGACCTGGCCGAGCGGCTCGGCCTGTCCCGGAACTCGCTGCGCGAGGCGGTGAAGGCGTTGTCGCTGGTCAGGGTGCTGGATGTGCGGCAGGGCGACGGCACCTACGTCTCCAGCCTGCGCGCGGACGAGCTGCTCGGCGCGCTGAGCTTCGTGCTGGACCTGCACCGCGGCGAGGAGTCCGTGCTGGAGGTGCTCGAGGTCCGCCGGGTGCTGGAACCGGCCTGTGCGGCCATCGCCGCGGTGCGCATCGAGGAGAAGGACATCGCCGCGCTGCGCGAGCTGTGCGAGGAGACCGAGAAGTCCGACTCGGTGGAGCGCCTGGTCGAGCTGGACCTGGAGTTCCACCGCCGGATCGCCCAGGCCGCGGGCAACGCCTACCTGGCCCAGCTGCTGGACACGCTGGCCGGACCCACCGTGCGAGCCCGGATCTGGCGCGGCATCGCCCAGGGCGGGGCGGTGGACCGGACCGTGGCCGAGCACCGGGCGATCGTGGACGCGCTGGCCGCGCACGAGCCGGAGCTGGCCCGCTCCTGGTCAACCGTGCACGTCGCCGGTGTCGAGCAGTGGCTGCGCAACCTCGGATGA
- the nagA gene encoding N-acetylglucosamine-6-phosphate deacetylase produces the protein MTLRVRDGEIVEVAENPGYQGETEGLLSPGLVDVQINGAVGVDFADVDAAGMATVSAALPRTGVTRFLPTLITAPLPEVLRQAHQVLAAAAALPAGSGARPLGLHFEGPFLSPLRHGVHNPEVMEPPSADRIERILADPAVHAALRLVTLAPEQPGGFEAVRRLTEAGVLVAVGHTDATGEQTRQAADLGARMITHLFNAQRPLGHREPGVPGIGLVDPRYTLGLIADLAHVDGDICKLVFNAAPGRVALVTDAVAAAGMPPGRYQLGGEDVVLTEEGVPRSPAGTIAGSALTLDRAIRNMVALGIDPAVALHAATTVPADVLGEPTLGRIAPGARADLVLWDADLHPRKVWVEGELVFDAEESARSTVARLPAAGN, from the coding sequence GTGACACTGCGCGTCCGCGACGGCGAGATCGTCGAGGTCGCGGAGAACCCCGGCTACCAAGGGGAGACCGAGGGCCTGCTCAGCCCCGGCCTGGTGGACGTGCAGATCAACGGTGCGGTCGGGGTGGACTTCGCCGACGTGGACGCCGCCGGGATGGCCACCGTGTCCGCGGCCCTGCCGCGCACCGGCGTGACCCGGTTCCTGCCCACCCTGATCACCGCCCCGCTGCCGGAGGTCCTGCGCCAGGCGCACCAGGTCCTGGCCGCCGCGGCCGCCCTGCCCGCCGGTTCGGGCGCGCGTCCGCTGGGCCTGCACTTCGAGGGCCCGTTCCTGTCCCCGCTGCGGCACGGCGTGCACAACCCCGAGGTGATGGAACCGCCCAGCGCGGACCGGATCGAGCGCATCCTGGCCGACCCCGCGGTGCACGCGGCCCTGCGCCTGGTCACCCTGGCCCCGGAGCAGCCGGGCGGCTTCGAGGCCGTCCGCCGCCTCACCGAAGCCGGTGTGCTGGTCGCCGTCGGCCACACCGACGCCACCGGCGAGCAGACCCGCCAGGCCGCGGACCTGGGTGCGCGCATGATCACCCACCTGTTCAACGCCCAGCGCCCCCTCGGCCACCGCGAGCCGGGCGTCCCCGGCATCGGCCTGGTCGACCCCCGCTACACCCTCGGCCTGATCGCCGACCTGGCCCACGTCGACGGCGACATCTGCAAACTGGTCTTCAACGCCGCCCCCGGCCGCGTCGCCCTGGTCACCGACGCGGTGGCCGCCGCGGGCATGCCGCCGGGCCGCTACCAGCTCGGCGGCGAGGACGTCGTGCTCACCGAGGAAGGCGTCCCCCGCTCCCCGGCAGGCACCATCGCCGGCAGCGCCCTGACCCTGGACCGCGCCATCCGCAACATGGTCGCCCTCGGCATCGATCCGGCCGTGGCCCTGCACGCCGCCACCACCGTCCCCGCCGACGTCCTCGGCGAACCCACCCTGGGCCGCATCGCGCCCGGCGCGCGGGCGGACCTGGTGCTGTGGGACGCGGACCTGCACCCGCGCAAGGTGTGGGTGGAGGGCGAACTGGTCTTCGACGCGGAGGAGTCCGCCCGCAGCACGGTCGCCCGCCTGCCCGCGGCAGGCAACTGA
- a CDS encoding type IV toxin-antitoxin system AbiEi family antitoxin, with the protein MAKRQPGRLPPRLLRRPLRLLRPQDAADSYTNPRAEFARLARVGVLHRVATGYYVPVPDDHLDRAWLPELESVALGTAAADEGIGTVALMGLSAARIHGALPRAVAVAVVAAARHRAPLSLADRDATVLYVRRDVSRIDVERRDLELGQGWVTTVEQTVLDLAARPELGGLPAEAGEAIRALLPMADRQLLAELAAAQRRRATLTRLLRETGSA; encoded by the coding sequence ATGGCGAAGCGACAACCGGGCCGACTGCCACCGCGGCTACTCCGTCGCCCGCTGCGCCTCCTCCGGCCGCAGGACGCCGCTGACAGCTACACGAACCCCCGCGCGGAGTTCGCCCGCCTTGCCAGGGTGGGAGTCCTGCACCGGGTGGCGACTGGCTACTACGTGCCGGTCCCTGATGATCACCTTGATCGCGCGTGGCTGCCGGAGCTGGAGTCCGTGGCATTGGGCACTGCGGCAGCCGACGAGGGAATCGGCACCGTCGCCCTGATGGGGCTCAGTGCCGCGCGGATACACGGAGCTCTGCCGCGCGCGGTCGCGGTGGCCGTGGTCGCGGCCGCTCGCCACCGGGCGCCGCTGAGCTTGGCCGATCGTGATGCGACCGTCCTTTATGTACGGCGCGACGTCTCGCGGATCGACGTCGAGCGCCGCGACCTCGAGCTGGGACAGGGTTGGGTGACCACGGTCGAGCAAACCGTGCTGGACCTGGCCGCCCGTCCAGAACTGGGCGGTTTGCCCGCCGAAGCCGGGGAAGCGATCCGCGCGTTGTTGCCGATGGCCGATCGGCAACTGCTGGCGGAACTGGCCGCCGCGCAACGACGGCGCGCCACCCTGACCCGACTGCTCAGGGAGACCGGCAGTGCTTGA
- a CDS encoding nucleotidyl transferase AbiEii/AbiGii toxin family protein produces MLDPDEEFAVAQRFGVARAQVRRDHLISHLLAALSEHVAEQVVFFGGTALSRSFVPEGRLSEDIDLIAVGPRRDVVDAVEQCLVRGTRREYPGLRWRQRLSEVRDVEPALLAAPDGTTVRVQLLSPVGYPAWPTAPRALDQRYSDAPPATLVIPALESFVAWKTVAWMDRAASRDLFDLWSLARLGAIDHSSATLFARHGPTNKPPAPGMFATAPEEAQWRRDLSEQTQLHVTAAEALATVREAWQNAVTTS; encoded by the coding sequence GTGCTTGATCCGGACGAGGAGTTCGCGGTCGCCCAGCGGTTCGGCGTCGCACGCGCCCAGGTGCGCCGCGACCACCTGATCTCGCACCTGCTCGCCGCGCTCAGCGAACACGTCGCCGAACAGGTCGTCTTCTTCGGCGGCACCGCGCTCTCCCGGAGTTTTGTGCCCGAAGGACGGCTGTCCGAGGACATCGACCTCATCGCGGTCGGACCTCGGCGCGACGTCGTCGACGCGGTGGAGCAATGCCTGGTGCGGGGAACACGTCGTGAGTACCCCGGACTCCGCTGGCGACAACGCCTCAGTGAGGTGCGTGATGTCGAGCCCGCCCTGCTGGCCGCCCCGGACGGCACGACCGTTCGTGTGCAACTGCTCAGCCCGGTCGGATACCCGGCATGGCCGACCGCACCGAGAGCGCTTGACCAGCGGTATTCGGATGCCCCGCCGGCCACACTCGTCATACCCGCACTCGAGTCGTTCGTCGCGTGGAAAACCGTCGCCTGGATGGACCGCGCCGCATCCCGTGACCTGTTCGACCTGTGGTCGCTGGCCCGTCTCGGCGCGATCGACCACAGCTCCGCGACTCTGTTCGCCCGCCATGGGCCAACGAACAAACCACCGGCTCCCGGGATGTTCGCCACCGCACCCGAAGAGGCCCAGTGGCGCCGGGATCTCAGCGAACAGACCCAGCTTCACGTCACGGCCGCTGAAGCGCTGGCCACGGTTCGCGAAGCCTGGCAGAACGCGGTCACCACGAGCTGA
- a CDS encoding SIS domain-containing protein: protein MTSTETVPGAHMAAEIAAQPEVYRGLLARRAEIAAVAAQIAERRPRFVLFAARGSSDHGALYAKYLTEVLLQLPAGLVSPSTTTLYGAQPDLTDVLWVSVSQSGGSPDLVEATESARRRGALTVAVTNTPDSPLNQVTELSVDIGAGKELAVAATKTYSATLLALYLLIDAVRGGTAEHAANLGDLADSALSLAEPAVAEAVQRYRFANRVVTTGRGYSSATAAEAALKLAETSYLSARAYSGADLLHGPVAAVDSETAVLAITSAGQGGAAMREVLEVVQGRGADILAVGSAADVVAAAYRIGVPATAEELAPVLEILPVQRLALGLALARGGDPDNPRGLNKVTKTR from the coding sequence ATGACGTCGACAGAGACCGTGCCCGGCGCGCACATGGCCGCCGAGATCGCGGCCCAGCCCGAGGTGTACCGGGGCCTGCTGGCCCGGCGGGCGGAGATCGCCGCGGTGGCCGCGCAGATCGCCGAGCGCCGCCCGCGGTTCGTGCTCTTCGCCGCCCGCGGTTCCAGCGACCACGGCGCGCTCTACGCCAAGTACCTGACCGAGGTCCTGCTCCAGCTGCCCGCCGGCCTGGTGTCCCCGTCCACCACCACGCTCTACGGCGCCCAGCCGGACCTGACCGACGTGCTGTGGGTCTCGGTCAGCCAGAGCGGCGGCTCCCCCGACCTGGTCGAGGCCACCGAGTCCGCGCGCAGGCGGGGCGCGCTCACCGTGGCCGTCACCAACACCCCGGACTCCCCGCTGAACCAGGTCACCGAGCTGTCGGTGGACATCGGCGCGGGCAAGGAGCTCGCGGTGGCCGCCACCAAGACCTACAGCGCCACCCTGCTGGCCCTGTACCTGCTCATCGACGCCGTCCGCGGCGGCACCGCCGAACACGCGGCCAACCTGGGCGACCTTGCCGACTCGGCCCTCAGCCTGGCCGAACCCGCGGTCGCCGAGGCGGTCCAGCGCTACCGCTTCGCCAACCGCGTGGTCACCACCGGCCGCGGCTACTCCTCGGCCACCGCCGCCGAGGCCGCCCTCAAACTCGCCGAGACCAGCTACCTCTCCGCCAGGGCCTACAGCGGCGCCGACCTGCTGCACGGCCCGGTCGCCGCGGTCGACAGCGAGACCGCGGTGCTGGCCATCACCAGCGCGGGCCAGGGCGGCGCGGCCATGCGCGAGGTGCTGGAGGTCGTGCAGGGCCGGGGCGCGGACATCCTCGCGGTCGGCTCGGCCGCCGACGTGGTCGCGGCGGCTTACCGGATCGGGGTGCCGGCCACGGCGGAGGAGCTGGCCCCGGTGCTGGAGATCCTGCCGGTGCAGCGGCTCGCGCTGGGCCTGGCGCTGGCGCGGGGCGGGGACCCGGACAACCCGCGCGGGCTCAACAAGGTCACGAAGACCCGCTGA
- a CDS encoding glycoside hydrolase family 3 N-terminal domain-containing protein, protein MDGLRRLADAVLLPGFVGTSAPDWVRRRVADGLGGVLLFGRNVVDDEQVAALSASLRAERPEVVVAIDEESGDVTRLDAARGSALPGPHALGAIGDLELTREVGAALGARLAACGVTLDLAPCADLTLAAEDPIIGVRAFGSEPHAAAAQVAAFIAGIQQSGVAACAKHFPGHGASTADSHRELPVLARTEEQLRTVELVPFRAAIAAGVRSVMTGHLVIPAWGESPATLNRHAVTEVLRGELGFTGAVVTDALEMNAVSGTAGISDGAVQALLAGADLLCVGGELADAEVVDRLAEAIVAAVHSGRLSEELLAGAAARAASLGGPVTGGPAPDGDLGLRAARRAVEVRGELKLAGPPLVVDVEVDPSIAVGAVPWGLGPHLSELLPGTRVLRPGPGGKDEILDSVNGSPVVVVTRDAHRHAEVRRLVVELASIGLDLVHVETGVPGPDLGSVARIDTHGSAYVCLRAAAELLAANTAREDRR, encoded by the coding sequence GTGGATGGTCTGCGACGCTTGGCCGACGCCGTGCTGCTGCCCGGTTTTGTCGGCACGAGCGCGCCGGACTGGGTGCGCCGCCGGGTCGCTGACGGCCTCGGCGGGGTGCTGCTGTTCGGGCGCAACGTGGTTGACGACGAGCAGGTGGCCGCGCTGAGCGCGTCACTTCGGGCCGAGCGGCCCGAGGTGGTGGTGGCCATCGACGAGGAGAGCGGCGACGTGACCCGGCTGGACGCCGCGCGCGGCTCCGCGCTGCCGGGTCCGCACGCACTGGGCGCGATCGGCGACCTCGAGCTGACCAGGGAGGTCGGCGCGGCGCTCGGGGCCAGGCTGGCCGCCTGTGGGGTGACCCTGGACCTGGCGCCCTGCGCGGACCTGACCCTGGCCGCGGAGGACCCGATCATCGGCGTGCGCGCCTTCGGCAGCGAGCCGCACGCGGCCGCGGCCCAGGTGGCCGCGTTCATCGCGGGCATCCAGCAGTCCGGGGTGGCCGCCTGCGCCAAGCACTTCCCCGGCCACGGCGCCTCCACCGCGGACTCGCACCGCGAGCTGCCGGTGCTGGCGCGCACCGAGGAGCAGCTGCGCACGGTCGAACTGGTGCCGTTCCGGGCCGCGATCGCCGCCGGGGTGCGCTCGGTGATGACCGGCCACCTGGTGATCCCGGCCTGGGGCGAGTCGCCCGCCACGCTGAACCGGCACGCGGTGACCGAGGTGCTGCGCGGCGAGCTGGGCTTCACCGGCGCGGTGGTCACCGACGCGCTGGAGATGAACGCGGTCTCCGGCACCGCCGGGATCAGCGACGGCGCGGTGCAGGCGCTGCTGGCCGGTGCGGACCTGCTGTGCGTGGGCGGCGAGCTGGCCGACGCCGAGGTGGTGGACCGGCTGGCCGAGGCGATCGTCGCCGCTGTCCACAGTGGACGGTTGAGCGAGGAGCTGCTGGCCGGGGCCGCGGCGCGGGCGGCCTCGCTGGGCGGCCCGGTCACCGGCGGTCCGGCGCCGGATGGCGACCTCGGGCTGCGGGCCGCGCGGCGGGCGGTCGAGGTGCGCGGCGAGCTGAAGCTGGCCGGGCCGCCGCTGGTGGTGGACGTGGAGGTGGACCCGAGCATCGCGGTCGGCGCGGTGCCCTGGGGCCTCGGCCCGCACCTGAGCGAGCTGCTGCCGGGCACCCGGGTGCTGCGGCCCGGCCCGGGTGGCAAGGACGAAATCCTCGATTCAGTGAACGGTTCCCCGGTGGTGGTTGTCACCAGGGACGCGCACAGGCACGCTGAAGTGCGGCGACTTGTCGTCGAACTTGCTAGCATTGGTCTAGACCTAGTGCACGTCGAGACGGGGGTGCCTGGTCCGGACCTGGGCAGCGTCGCCCGTATCGACACCCACGGCAGCGCGTACGTGTGCCTGCGCGCCGCCGCCGAGCTGCTCGCCGCGAACACGGCGAGGGAGGACAGGCGATGA
- a CDS encoding carbohydrate ABC transporter permease encodes MLLTAVALLLAGLFFFPTYWMINSSLRPSNANLTTDYDLFPTSVTFENFVTAISKPGFTNFVTNSLMVAVGAMLCAVAAGILAAIPLSRLRFRGRKGFVLLVLIAQLAPLEALLIPMYLLMRDVGLLNMLPALLLVNVATTLPFTIWTLRGFVNGIPVDLEEAAMVDGCSRWGAFRRVTLPLLGPALVSTSVFSFITAWNEFLFALVLMRDQTNQTLPVWLSTFSTVFGTDWGGTMAASVVFALPVLIYFLIVQRNLVAGNTAGAVKG; translated from the coding sequence ATGCTGCTCACCGCGGTCGCGCTGCTGCTGGCCGGGCTGTTCTTCTTCCCGACCTACTGGATGATCAACTCATCCCTGCGGCCGTCGAACGCCAACCTGACCACCGACTACGACCTGTTCCCGACCTCGGTCACGTTCGAGAACTTCGTCACCGCGATCAGCAAGCCCGGCTTCACCAACTTCGTCACCAACAGCCTGATGGTGGCGGTCGGGGCCATGCTGTGCGCGGTGGCCGCCGGCATCCTGGCCGCGATCCCGCTGAGCAGGCTGCGCTTCCGCGGCCGCAAGGGTTTTGTGCTGCTGGTGCTGATCGCGCAGCTGGCGCCGCTGGAGGCGCTGCTGATCCCGATGTACCTGCTGATGCGCGATGTCGGCCTGCTCAACATGCTGCCCGCGCTGCTGCTGGTCAACGTGGCCACCACGCTGCCGTTCACCATCTGGACGCTGCGCGGCTTCGTAAACGGCATCCCGGTGGACCTGGAGGAGGCGGCCATGGTGGACGGCTGCTCCCGCTGGGGCGCCTTCCGCCGGGTCACCCTGCCGCTGCTGGGACCGGCGCTGGTGAGCACCTCGGTGTTCTCCTTCATCACCGCCTGGAACGAGTTCCTCTTCGCCCTGGTGCTGATGCGGGACCAGACCAACCAGACGCTGCCGGTGTGGCTGTCCACGTTCAGCACCGTCTTCGGCACCGACTGGGGCGGCACCATGGCCGCCTCGGTGGTGTTCGCGCTGCCCGTGCTCATCTACTTCCTGATCGTCCAGCGCAACCTGGTGGCCGGGAACACCGCCGGCGCCGTGAAGGGATAG